Below is a genomic region from Spirosoma radiotolerans.
GTTTCTGGTAACAGCTGGCCAGCTAACGGCAACCGTAGGACAACATTCTTACACGCTTGCTGCTCAGGACGTACTGATGGTACCAGCCATGCAGATTTTTTCGCTCATTGATATTCCCGAAAATGCCCGTGGCTTCATGTGTTTCTTCAGCAACGAGCTAGTTCTAAATTCAGCCAGTGATGTCGATTTTGACTTTCTGAAATTAACCAGCCAGCCACGCATCCCCCTGTCGATACAGCAAACGGGCTTCATTACCAACATACTTGACCGGCTCACGATTGATTATTACGAAAATGGAGCCGATAAAACCGACCTGATTCGCCCATATTTAGCCGCCCTCCTCATCGAAATCAATCGGGTTTACGTCAGCAAGGCCCCGGCTAAAATTGATGCCGGAGATCGTCTGGTCCAACGGTTCATGGACTTACTTACCGAGAGCGTTCGCGAAAAGCGATTGGTCAGCCAGTATGCCGATCAACTAAATGTTAGCCCTAACCACTTAAATAAAGTAGTTAAAGCCCATACCGGCCAGTCGCCATCTGTCTGGATCGACGAGCGTATTGTTCTGGAAACGAAAGTTTTATTGTTCCAGTCAAACCTGACGGTCGCTCAGATTGCCCTTGAAATGGGCTTCGATGATCAGTCAAGTTTTGGCAAACTATTTCGGAAGTATACACACCTCAGCCCGACCGACTTTCGGAAAATGATTGCTTTAGACCAACTTTAGACGAATCTGGCCTAACAGTTAATAATCGGCAGCCATGAACTTTGCGAAAATTTAACCCACTATTCATTAATGGTTTACCCAATCGTTTTAGTTATTCATAATGCTTTTCGCTGGCTCGTGCTGGCCAGCCTACTGGCGGTGCTGGTCAGCGGCTATTCAGGCTGGTTAGGGGGCCGCTCCTACCGACCAGCCGACCAGACGGTACGGGTTGTGGCCACATCTATTGCGCATACACAACTGCTAATTGGTTTTTACCTTTACGCCATTAGCCCGATTGTCAGCTATTACTGGCACTTAGGCGCGGGCACCGATGCGCCCGAGTTTAGGTTCTTTGGCTTGATTCATATTGGGTTAATGTTCACCTCCGTCATCATAATGACCGTTGGCTCAAGCAAGGCAAAGCGGCAGACCGACGCTAAGCAGAAATTTAAGACCACGGCGATTTATTTCACCATCGGCCTTATCCTGATTTTGATCGCTATACCCTGGCCCTTTTCGCCCTTAGCTACTCGTCCCTGGACACGAACTTTTTAACTGTATACACAATGACCGATACGCTGTTTAATTCGCCCAAAATTCGCCTACGGGTTGTGGGGCTGGCAGAAGGGGTTTCATACCTGCTGCTCTTATTTATTGGTGTCCCGCTGAAGCGCCTGGGCGGGCACCCGGAAGTGGTTCAACTCATTGGCCCCATTCATGGCCTACTGTTTTTGTTTTACGTATTGACGGTTATTCAGGCGAAGACCGAATACGAATGGCCTTTGGGTAAAACGCTGTTAGCGCTAGTGGCATCGATTGTTCCGGGAGGTACCTTCTACGCAGATCATAAAATCTTTCGTCACTTACCCGGCCGGCCAACACCTCAATGACCGTACTGGTGTTTAAAACCAACATGGTTTGCGCCGGGTGCAAGCAAACCGTTACCAAGGCCTTAAGCCGTTTTGGCAATGCCATCCGCTGGACCGTCGACCTAGATGATTGCGACAAAATTCTGCGCGTAGAAACCACCCGTATCTCTCCCCATGCCATCCTTCAGGTGATGCATGAAGCTGGTTTTATGTGTGAGGAACTAGTATAAGTATAAAACAGCAAAAGCCGGGCGGGATGCTCGGCTTTTGCTGGTTATGAAACTCACCAACGCATCCTTCCTAACTGAACCTGGAAACGCCGGTTACGGCTCATGGTTAATTACCTACGATTTGACAACCAGGAAGAACTTTTAGGAAGTCATCAACCGTAACTGGCAGAAAAAAGAACGCGACAACCACAACCTTATTTTAGCAAAGCATCCCTTTACGGATGGCGGATCGTAACAAAACAACACCGTACCCACCAATCCATTACTCATCAGTATCCTTAGGCTGCACTCATTAGCTGGGGCGAGTTAGCTGCCGATGAAATTGCAGCCCCGTTTAGTTCGGGAGCGCACAAGATCACAATTAACTCCCGCGTAGATTGGCTTTAAAAACAGGTCAACGACCTACTCACTTTCCCATGCCCAGCAGCGCCTTCTGCATTTGTTCGGCCACAAGCTGATTCCCCGCTTCGTTCAGGTGAACACGGTCGGTAGTTAAAATACCCTTCTCTTTGTTTTCCGGATTGTTCTTCAGGTTGTAGTCCAGAAACGCCTTGCGAAGGTCGATCAGTGGTATGTTTTGCCGTTTGGCCAGATCGCGGATCAGTTGACTGTATTGGTTCAGATCGCCATCCTGCTGGTTACTGAAATCCGTTTTTTCCCCGATGGTTGCCGGTGTGCAAAGCATCACTTTCGCATTGGCGGCCTGAAGTTTCCGGATAACCGCTTCGTAAAATTTCACAAACTTGTCGGGGTCGGTACCCGTCCCAAACGAGGCTTTGTGCCAC
It encodes:
- a CDS encoding helix-turn-helix domain-containing protein — encoded protein: MPSLSESSFPAISPAMARERFLIQDESWTSRFKPNFNQFIISSLEYGRPVIKLPLPPSRTSNHALFLVTAGQLTATVGQHSYTLAAQDVLMVPAMQIFSLIDIPENARGFMCFFSNELVLNSASDVDFDFLKLTSQPRIPLSIQQTGFITNILDRLTIDYYENGADKTDLIRPYLAALLIEINRVYVSKAPAKIDAGDRLVQRFMDLLTESVREKRLVSQYADQLNVSPNHLNKVVKAHTGQSPSVWIDERIVLETKVLLFQSNLTVAQIALEMGFDDQSSFGKLFRKYTHLSPTDFRKMIALDQL
- a CDS encoding heavy-metal-associated domain-containing protein; the encoded protein is MTVLVFKTNMVCAGCKQTVTKALSRFGNAIRWTVDLDDCDKILRVETTRISPHAILQVMHEAGFMCEELV
- a CDS encoding DUF3817 domain-containing protein; this encodes MTDTLFNSPKIRLRVVGLAEGVSYLLLLFIGVPLKRLGGHPEVVQLIGPIHGLLFLFYVLTVIQAKTEYEWPLGKTLLALVASIVPGGTFYADHKIFRHLPGRPTPQ
- a CDS encoding SGNH/GDSL hydrolase family protein, which codes for MTILIRSLLFVATAGLLALTVAKPTRVVFFGDSITQAGVNPGGYIDRLKKMLPAEQFELVGAGIGGNKIYDLFLRMDDDVLAKQPDVVIVWVGVNDVWHKASFGTGTDPDKFVKFYEAVIRKLQAANAKVMLCTPATIGEKTDFSNQQDGDLNQYSQLIRDLAKRQNIPLIDLRKAFLDYNLKNNPENKEKGILTTDRVHLNEAGNQLVAEQMQKALLGMGK